The genomic DNA GGGCGTCGGAAATCACGAAATGCATGGACTCATTGTAGCAATACTGATGAGGTGTAAAAGGCGACGGTTCATTAAAAATCGCAGCATGTACCGGGGATGGTGCGTTTAATAATTAATAGTTGTTTTTTGTAACAGCAGTATGACTGCTACCATGCCGGCATGAAACAGACACTGATGATAAAGGGAATGGCGGCGGTGCTGATGACGGGTGCGTGCATCGCCTGGTGGGGCATGACAGGGCGTCCGGCGGTGGCCGGCGAGCAAAGCTGTAAGAGTATCATGGTGATATATGCCCGCGGTTCCGGGCAGCCGGCCGGTGCCATGGAGGAGCAGCGCTTCAGGCAGGCGGTACAGGGGGTGACGGGGCTGACGGATAAGGTGGGGTATGTGGAATTGGGCCGCTTGATGCCTGGTACATATGGTAATTATCCGGCGGCGGGCGTTGATGTCCGGCTGAACCAGGACGCGCGGATCTGGGCGCCGCAGGCGGTCAATGCCATCGGGGCGAAGTTCTCGGTGTCGTGGCTGAAGATCGGGGAGTACGAGCGGAGCGTACTGGAGGGTAAGGAATTATTGTTTGAATTTTTGCGCTCCGAAGAAAACCGGGCGGTGATCTGTGCCGGCACGCGGTTCGTGATGGCGGGGTATTCGCAAGGCGCGCAGGTCATCGGTGAGGCGCTGAGCGATGAACGGATGCGGCGGTATGATGCGGCCATCCTCTCGGTGCAGCTGTTCGGGGACCCCCGGTTGACATATGCCGATGCTGCCCAGGCACGGCCGGCCGGCAGTTGGTACCGCGGCTCGGCGGACAGCAGCGTGCGAGGCATCCTGGGGGCGCGCTCGCCCTATGTGCCGCCGTCGCTGGCGGAAAAGGTGGGGAGCTGGTGCCGGGATCAGGATGGTATCTGCAGCGGGACGCTGTTCTTTGGCGAGCATGGCAGGTATCTGGAGCGCGAAGTGGCACTGGCTGGCCGGGAGGCGGGGAGGCGTATGCAGCAACAGCTGGCGAGCGACGGGACGGTGCCGCTGCCTGGCTGCGCACCTTCGCGGCAGGATGTTGTGCTGGCGGTCGAACTGAGCGAAGCGGTACGGAGCAGCGGTTTTCTGGCCGAGCAGGTCATGGGCGCAGAGGCACGCAGTATGTTGGCTGGCGCTTGCGACAGCCGGGTGGCGGCCGTCGGCTTCTATGCCGCAGAGCCTGCCGTCCCGCCCGTAGTGTTGAGTGATTTTACGGATGATGCAGCCGTCTTTGCCGGCAGGGTGGCGCGATATGCCGAAGGCCACCGTGAGTATGTGACGCTGCGCCAATCAGCCATGTTGGAAGGTCTGCTGCGGGCGGCAGAGATGGATTGGCGGACGGATGCCCAGCGGGTCGTGGTGGTGCATGCGCACAGCCAGCCGGCAGGCTGGAATGATTGGCAGGACGGGCGGCCGCTGTACGAGAACTTCGCTGATGGCGCGGCGCTGCGCCAGGTGGCCAAACGGTATGCCGGGCAGAACATTGATTTCCGCTACGGACTCGGAGCGATGACCGGCCGTGAATCCCGGGCATATGCAGGCACCGAGCAACCGGCGCTCGATGCCCTGGGTGATCTGTTGGGCGGCAGACATGTGACATACGGCTGTTCACGGTACTGCTACTGGCGCCTGGCGGGCACTTTTGCCCATCGGCCGGAATTCCGGGCTACGCCGCTGGCCGGTACGACAAAAGACCAGCTGTGGCTGCAGACGACCGATCTGTCCGAGGGGCGCATTGGGGCCGCCAGGCAGGCCGGCGGAGTGTACTACGAATGGGATTTGGACTGCGACGGCCTGTTCGAGATCAGTGGCGGCAGTGAGGCCGAGGGTGCCGCTCCGCTGCGCTTCAAGCGGCCGCGCCAGTGTCAGGGATTTGCCAGGGTGCGGGTGGCGGCGGGTGTTGCCGAGGGGAGGATGGCGTATGACAGCTATACGGCAGCGTTGGCTATCAACGTCAGGCCGGCAGGCGAGCCGGTTGCCGTGCCGCCGGCAATCGCTGAGGTGCGGGCCGAGCCGGATGGGGCTGGCGCTGTCAGTCTTTCCTGGCGGGCGGCTGGCCATAGCGAGCATGAGGCTGTGCGCTATCTGGTTGAGGCGGACCGGCAGCAGACTGGTCAGCGGCAACTGGTGGCCGTGACATCCGAGCGCACCCTGGTCGTCACCGACGTACCGGCCGGCAGCCTTACCGTGACGGTCACGCCGATAATCGCGGGAGGAGATGCGGGCGTGCCGGTTGCCAGCCCGACCGTGCTGGTGGCGAATGTGATGCCTGGGCCGGATGCGTCGCAGGCAGAGCGGTTGCAGGGCGTGCAGCACCTGCGTCATCCCGTCCTTGCTGCAACGACGGCGCCGGCGCCTGCCGCCGGGTCTGAGCACGTGCTGTCCGGGCAACCCACAGACGCAGCTACGCACGAACAGGCTCATCCGCCCGATGGCACTGTCCGTAAACAACATGTCCGCTCCCGCGCCGACAGACCGGATGTACTCACCCTGCTGGCGAACGGACACCAGTCTGCGGTGGGCGGTGCGGCGCCGGCAATTACTGCCGCAACCGCACTTCTCATTGCCGCTTGTGTCTTTGCTACAATCAGAAGATGCCGCAGACTCCGCGTAAGACCATCACTACCCCCGCCGTAACCCTTCAGCCCCATGAGGTGGCCGATTTCCGAGCGGTTGTGACTGGCTATTTCTCGACACATCGCCGTGATATGCCCTGGCGTCACACTGCCGATCCGTACCGCATCATGGTGAGTGAGATCATGCTGCAACAGACCCAGGTGGCACGCGTCATTCCAAAGTACGAACAGTTTATACAGCGGTTCCCTGATGTGACTGCCTTGGCCGGGGCGCCACTGGCCGATGTCGTGGCCGCCTGGGTCGGCCTGGGCTATAACCGCCGGGCGCGTTTCCTGCACCAGGCGGCCGCCATGGTCATCGAGGCGTATGGCGGCGAGTTCCCGACTGACTCAGCGGGACTGCAGTCGCTGCCGGGTATCGGCAGTAACACTGCGGGCGCGATCATGGCCTATGCCTACAACCGGCCGGTCGTCTTCATTGAAACTAACATACGCACTGTCTATATCCACCATTTCCTCAGTGATGAATCCGCCGTGGCCGACGCAGCCATCCGTCACCTGCTGGAGCAGACGCTTGATGAGACGCATCCGCGCGAATGGTATTGGGCCCTGATGGATTACGGCACTCACCTCAAGGCCACCAGGCCGAGCAACCTGGCGCAAAGCCGGCACTATAAGAAGCAAAGCCGTTTTGAAGGGTCGTTGCGGCAGGTGCGCGGTGCCATCGTGCGTGAGTTGGCTGGCGGTGCTATGCCCGAAGAGTCGCTGCGCCAGACAATCAACGACACGTACGCCGCCGCCGGCGAACGCTTCGACCCAGCCTTGTCTGCGCTCCTGGCCGAGGGCATGGTTGAGCGCCACGGTACCATGATTAGTTTGACAGGGAGCGGCCAAGTATCATAATAGTCCGTATGCAAAAGTCGGTCAGTCGGATGGCGCATGTCGTGCGCTCGGTATGTGCGCCCTACGCGGGTGCGGGTTTGTTGTTGGCGCTGGCCGCACTGACGACGGCCGTCACGCTTGTGCAGCCTGTACAGGCTGCCGAGCCGACGCCGGAGCGCCTGCAGCTGCTCCGTGAGCGCTGCAACGTCATCAAGACACGGCTCGATGTCATCATCAAGAACGAGGCGGCCGACCGCATCCGCCGCGGACGTGCGTACGACCAGAACCTGCTGCCCTATATCTCAGCCTTTAACAGCCGCGTGGCCGGCAATAACGTTGATGCTCCCGAGCTGATCCGTATCGCCGCCGAGCTGCAGGAGCTGGTTGGCCGCAGTCAGTTCGGCAGCCAGTTCAGCATCTACTCGGATGACCTTAATGGCGCCGTACACTCCGATTGCAAAGCGAACCCCGAGCTGTTGCACGACTGGCTCGACAAAGCCCGTATCGACCGTGCCACCCTGGCCGAGACCATCAGGCGTAGTGACGCGCTGATCAGCGAATACATCGCCGAGCTGGAAAAGTTGGAGCAGCGCTATACACCGGTCATCAACCTGCCGGAACCCACCGGGGAGGGGCAATAAGATATGGAACCTGGCAGAATACATCACCCGCCGCATGACCGGCCGGGCGGCCGCGAGGAGCACGGCAGCCGCAAGACGCGCCGTATGGGGTTGCCGTTGGCCCTGGGTCTCTGTATCGGTGTGGCGGTCATCCTTACCGGCATCAACATGGTGCTCTATCTGCGCAGTAACCTCTCCCGTATCGACCTCAGTAAGCCCAAGTACGCCGATATCCGCAAAGACCTCCGGCCGTCACAGGCCGAAGGCGGCCAGGAGCAGATCGACACGACCAGTCCAATCACGGCGGAGGCCATCCGTGAGCAGATTGACGAACTACGGGTCCGACAGGAAGAGCTGCGAAGAATCGGCGGCTTTGATTCACCGGTGCTTGACGACAGTGCTATCGGTATCGGCGGCGCAGACGAAGGCGCGCTGCTTCAGCAGAACCAGTAGCTTACTTCGGCGCCAGCTCAATGCCGTGCTTGCGGAACGCCGTCAGCAGGCGGCGGCGCAGTTCGCCGGCAACTGACCACTGTTGTGAAGGCAGGGTCTTGCCGGTAACGCTTACCTCAAGCGCAGTGTCGCTGAACGTACCGATGGTCGTGAACTTCGGCGCCTCAAGAATCTTATCCTTCCAACCTTCGCTGTCACTTAGTTTCTGGCCGGTCTCGTCGATGACCTTGGCAAGCTTGTCGATGTTGGTATCGGGCATGACATTGATGTCCAGGTTGACGCGGCTGTAGCCCATGGTCTTGTTGACGACATGGGCGATGGTGCCGTTGGGCACGTAGTGGACATTGCCGTCATCGTCACGCAGGACGGTCGAGCGGATGGAAATACGCTCCACGGTGCCCGAGGCGCCGGAGCCGGTATCGATGTCGATCACGTCACCCACCCGGTACTGATTCTCAGAAATGATAATAATGCCGGTCAGCAGATCTTTGATGACCGATTGTGCGCCCAGGCCGACGACCACGCCGATGACGCTGGCACTGGCCAGTAGCGGCGTTAGGTCAAGCTCCTTGAAGATGGATTTGACGATAATCAGCACAGCGATGACCCACAGCACAGAGTGGGCAATGGCGGTGAACAGGCTGATGAGGGTGT from Candidatus Saccharibacteria bacterium includes the following:
- a CDS encoding mechanosensitive ion channel family protein, translating into MNETVNQTMDVLALSDIASWVLRHGPLILTVLLLTALVTHFIGKLIEVAVRNLIHSSRFTHRGMNEEDLTKRQNTLISLFTAIAHSVLWVIAVLIIVKSIFKELDLTPLLASASVIGVVVGLGAQSVIKDLLTGIIIISENQYRVGDVIDIDTGSGASGTVERISIRSTVLRDDDGNVHYVPNGTIAHVVNKTMGYSRVNLDINVMPDTNIDKLAKVIDETGQKLSDSEGWKDKILEAPKFTTIGTFSDTALEVSVTGKTLPSQQWSVAGELRRRLLTAFRKHGIELAPK
- a CDS encoding A/G-specific adenine glycosylase, whose protein sequence is MPQTPRKTITTPAVTLQPHEVADFRAVVTGYFSTHRRDMPWRHTADPYRIMVSEIMLQQTQVARVIPKYEQFIQRFPDVTALAGAPLADVVAAWVGLGYNRRARFLHQAAAMVIEAYGGEFPTDSAGLQSLPGIGSNTAGAIMAYAYNRPVVFIETNIRTVYIHHFLSDESAVADAAIRHLLEQTLDETHPREWYWALMDYGTHLKATRPSNLAQSRHYKKQSRFEGSLRQVRGAIVRELAGGAMPEESLRQTINDTYAAAGERFDPALSALLAEGMVERHGTMISLTGSGQVS
- a CDS encoding cutinase family protein gives rise to the protein MIKGMAAVLMTGACIAWWGMTGRPAVAGEQSCKSIMVIYARGSGQPAGAMEEQRFRQAVQGVTGLTDKVGYVELGRLMPGTYGNYPAAGVDVRLNQDARIWAPQAVNAIGAKFSVSWLKIGEYERSVLEGKELLFEFLRSEENRAVICAGTRFVMAGYSQGAQVIGEALSDERMRRYDAAILSVQLFGDPRLTYADAAQARPAGSWYRGSADSSVRGILGARSPYVPPSLAEKVGSWCRDQDGICSGTLFFGEHGRYLEREVALAGREAGRRMQQQLASDGTVPLPGCAPSRQDVVLAVELSEAVRSSGFLAEQVMGAEARSMLAGACDSRVAAVGFYAAEPAVPPVVLSDFTDDAAVFAGRVARYAEGHREYVTLRQSAMLEGLLRAAEMDWRTDAQRVVVVHAHSQPAGWNDWQDGRPLYENFADGAALRQVAKRYAGQNIDFRYGLGAMTGRESRAYAGTEQPALDALGDLLGGRHVTYGCSRYCYWRLAGTFAHRPEFRATPLAGTTKDQLWLQTTDLSEGRIGAARQAGGVYYEWDLDCDGLFEISGGSEAEGAAPLRFKRPRQCQGFARVRVAAGVAEGRMAYDSYTAALAINVRPAGEPVAVPPAIAEVRAEPDGAGAVSLSWRAAGHSEHEAVRYLVEADRQQTGQRQLVAVTSERTLVVTDVPAGSLTVTVTPIIAGGDAGVPVASPTVLVANVMPGPDASQAERLQGVQHLRHPVLAATTAPAPAAGSEHVLSGQPTDAATHEQAHPPDGTVRKQHVRSRADRPDVLTLLANGHQSAVGGAAPAITAATALLIAACVFATIRRCRRLRVRPSLPPP